In Humulus lupulus chromosome 7, drHumLupu1.1, whole genome shotgun sequence, the following are encoded in one genomic region:
- the LOC133790031 gene encoding germin-like protein 9-3 — translation MASTTSSVTVFSVLVIVSCFGFLEMTMAGDPDILTDFVVPATVNASQGVDGIFFTFTGLESLMAADPPATFKATKVSMAEFPALNGQSVGYAVLQFPAMTTNPPHTHPRSAELLLLIDGSLEVGFIDTANKLYTQSLQSGDIFVFPKGLVHFQYNSDPQNPAVAVSAFGSANAGTVSLPTTLFASGLDDNVLAISFKTDVDTIQKLKAGLAPPKP, via the coding sequence ATGGCTTCAACAACTTCCTCTGTCACTGTGTTCTCAGTACTCGTAATAGTGAGCTGCTTTGGGTTTCTTGAAATGACAATGGCCGGGGACCCAGATATCCTAACAGACTTCGTAGTACCTGCTACAGTAAATGCGAGCCAAGGAGTTGATGGAATCTTCTTCACATTCACTGGGTTGGAATCCTTGATGGCAGCGGACCCTCCAGCGACCTTTAAAGCCACCAAAGTAAGCATGGCGGAGTTCCCGGCTCTCAACGGTCAAAGCGTTGGCTATGCTGTTCTTCAGTTCCCGGCCATGACGACTAACCCGCCACACACTCATCCTCGCTCCGCCGAGCTTCTCCTCCTCATTGATGGCAGTCTTGAAGTAGGTTTCATCGACACCGCCAATAAGCTCTACACGCAGTCCCTACAATCTGGAGACATTTTCGTCTTTCCGAAGGGATTGGTGCATTTCCAGTACAACTCTGATCCTCAAAATCCAGCTGTGGCTGTCTCGGCTTTCGGAAGTGCCAACGCCGGCACCGTTTCTCTTCCAACCACTTTGTTCGCCTCTGGTTTGGATGACAATGTCTTGGCTATCTCTTTCAAGACTGACGTTGACACCATTCAAAAACTCAAGGCTGGTCTTGCTCCCCCTAAGCCCTAA